The Planococcus versutus genome contains a region encoding:
- the guaB gene encoding IMP dehydrogenase: MWESKFVKEGLTFDDVLLVPAHSEVLPKDIDLSVELTPTLKLKIPIISAGMDTVTEGKMAIAMARQGGLGVIHKNMSIEEQAEQVVTVKRSENGVITDPFFLTPEHQVYDAEHLMGKYRISGVPIVNNESDLKLVGIITNRDLRFIQDYSLMINDVMTKDKLVTAPIGTTLEDAEKILQQYKIEKLPIVDSNGCLKGLITIKDIEKVIEFPNAAKDNHGRLLVGAAVGVTSDTMKRVEQLVKASVDVIVLDTAHGHSQGVLGMVKQIRMTYPELAIIAGNVATAGGTKALIEAGADVVKVGIGPGSICTTRVVAGVGVPQITAVYDCATEARKHGKVVIADGGIKYSGDIIKALAAGGHVVMLGSLLAGTTESPGDTEIFQGRRFKTYRGMGSIASMEKGSKDRYFQDDAKKLVPEGIEGRMPYKGPLSDTIHQLLGGIRAGMGYCGTKDLQVLREEAQFIRMTGAGLRESHPHDVQITKESPNYSL, translated from the coding sequence ATGTGGGAATCGAAATTTGTAAAAGAAGGCTTAACGTTTGATGATGTATTACTCGTACCAGCTCATTCAGAGGTTTTACCGAAAGACATCGATCTGTCAGTTGAATTAACTCCAACACTTAAGTTGAAAATCCCAATCATCAGTGCAGGCATGGATACAGTGACAGAAGGTAAGATGGCTATTGCTATGGCTCGTCAAGGCGGACTTGGAGTCATTCATAAAAATATGAGCATTGAAGAACAAGCGGAACAAGTCGTTACGGTAAAGCGTTCAGAAAATGGTGTTATCACAGATCCTTTCTTTTTAACTCCTGAACACCAAGTATATGACGCTGAGCATTTAATGGGGAAATACCGAATTTCTGGCGTTCCAATTGTAAACAATGAAAGTGACCTTAAACTCGTTGGAATTATTACAAACCGCGATTTGCGCTTTATTCAAGATTATTCTTTAATGATTAATGATGTCATGACAAAAGATAAATTAGTCACTGCTCCTATTGGAACAACTTTAGAAGATGCTGAAAAGATTTTGCAGCAATACAAAATTGAGAAATTACCAATTGTTGATAGTAACGGTTGCTTGAAAGGATTAATCACTATTAAAGATATTGAAAAAGTGATCGAATTCCCGAATGCTGCAAAAGATAACCATGGTCGTTTACTAGTAGGTGCTGCTGTAGGCGTTACTTCCGATACAATGAAGCGCGTTGAACAATTAGTTAAAGCTTCTGTAGACGTCATTGTATTAGATACAGCTCACGGTCATTCGCAAGGCGTCTTAGGAATGGTAAAGCAAATTCGTATGACTTATCCTGAGTTAGCAATTATTGCTGGAAATGTAGCTACTGCTGGAGGCACAAAGGCATTAATTGAAGCGGGTGCTGACGTAGTAAAAGTGGGAATTGGGCCCGGTTCTATTTGTACAACTCGTGTAGTAGCGGGCGTTGGTGTTCCTCAAATTACAGCTGTTTACGACTGTGCAACAGAAGCGCGCAAACATGGCAAAGTAGTAATTGCTGATGGTGGAATTAAGTATTCTGGCGACATCATTAAAGCATTGGCAGCTGGTGGTCATGTCGTTATGCTAGGTAGTTTGTTGGCCGGTACGACGGAAAGCCCGGGAGACACAGAAATTTTCCAAGGTCGCCGTTTTAAAACATACCGTGGAATGGGATCTATTGCTTCGATGGAAAAAGGTTCGAAAGACCGTTATTTCCAAGACGATGCGAAAAAACTAGTCCCCGAAGGTATTGAAGGACGCATGCCATACAAAGGACCTCTTTCCGATACGATTCATCAATTACTTGGTGGTATTCGTGCAGGAATGGGCTATTGTGGAACAAAAGACTTACAAGTTTTGCGTGAAGAAGCACAATTTATTCGTATGACGGGTGCTGGTTTGCGTGAAAGTCATCCACACGATGTACAAATCACGAAAGAATCTCCAAACTATTCACTTTAA
- a CDS encoding serine hydrolase: MNLISKRLLVAVLVIFTIISIVPKQVKAEESLNVMAEAAILVDATSGKILYEKNAGKPLGVASMTKMMTEYLLLEAIAKEQVTWDQQYKVTDYAYQISQDMRLSNVPFREEESYTIKEMYEAMAIFSANAATIGIAETLADTEAEFVELMNEKAKEMGLEDTIFVNSTGLSNSSLMGMHPKGTKESDENIMPARSVAKLTKILLDDYPEVLDTTKIPVKLFREGTVDETRMENWNSMLPGLIYEYEGMDGLKTGSTDFAGYSFAGTAKRQETRLIAVVMGAVDDRGKGSYKARFDATRDLFDYGFGKFTVEEVVPAGHQIKGQETLNVEKGVEKEVAIATKEPLTMMIRTADKDQYQLEIILDNKLVKNDSLEATVDKDLVVGAVELTKADGTDYGYLSGYKKQIKVVTTESIERASWFSLTLHSAEEFMSALWNDTSTFVKELF; this comes from the coding sequence ATAAATTTAATAAGTAAAAGATTATTGGTAGCAGTACTAGTTATCTTTACAATCATCTCGATTGTTCCAAAGCAAGTAAAAGCAGAAGAGTCATTAAACGTAATGGCAGAAGCTGCGATTTTAGTAGATGCTACAAGTGGTAAAATTCTCTATGAAAAAAATGCAGGAAAACCTCTCGGAGTTGCCAGTATGACTAAAATGATGACAGAGTATTTATTGCTTGAAGCTATTGCAAAAGAACAAGTAACATGGGATCAACAGTATAAAGTGACAGATTATGCATACCAAATTTCTCAAGATATGCGATTAAGCAACGTTCCATTTCGTGAAGAGGAATCTTATACTATTAAAGAAATGTATGAGGCTATGGCAATATTCTCCGCAAATGCAGCAACCATTGGTATTGCAGAGACCTTAGCGGACACAGAAGCCGAATTTGTCGAGTTAATGAACGAAAAAGCAAAAGAAATGGGCTTAGAAGACACAATATTTGTCAATTCAACGGGTCTTAGCAATTCTAGCTTAATGGGCATGCATCCAAAAGGAACAAAAGAGTCAGATGAAAATATCATGCCAGCACGTTCAGTTGCAAAATTAACAAAGATTTTATTGGATGATTATCCAGAAGTACTAGACACAACAAAAATTCCAGTTAAACTGTTTCGTGAAGGAACGGTAGATGAGACTCGGATGGAAAATTGGAATTCGATGCTTCCTGGGCTGATTTACGAATATGAAGGTATGGATGGATTAAAAACAGGAAGCACAGATTTTGCGGGTTATTCGTTCGCAGGAACTGCAAAACGTCAAGAAACGCGTTTAATCGCTGTAGTGATGGGTGCAGTGGATGATCGTGGAAAAGGCTCTTATAAAGCACGTTTTGATGCGACACGTGATTTATTTGACTATGGTTTTGGCAAGTTTACTGTGGAAGAAGTCGTTCCTGCAGGTCATCAAATTAAAGGACAAGAAACGTTGAACGTTGAAAAAGGCGTCGAAAAAGAAGTAGCAATTGCTACGAAAGAACCACTAACGATGATGATTCGAACAGCCGATAAAGATCAATATCAACTCGAGATAATACTAGACAATAAACTCGTTAAAAACGACAGTTTAGAAGCAACAGTTGATAAAGATTTAGTAGTTGGAGCAGTAGAGTTAACAAAAGCAGATGGCACAGACTATGGGTATTTAAGTGGCTATAAAAAACAAATAAAAGTAGTCACAACCGAATCGATAGAACGTGCAAGTTGGTTTTCTTTAACGTTGCATAGCGCTGAAGAATTTATGTCTGCTCTTTGGAACGATACAAGTACTTTTGTAAAAGAGTTATTTTAA
- a CDS encoding PLP-dependent aminotransferase family protein, which translates to MDMLMFQLQKKSVIPLYKQLYQEIKRAIIEGKILVDTKLPSKRKLADYLQISQTTVELAYAQLVAEGFIESRPRKGFYAQPVEELAYLDIPHDEPLVEEPISYKIDFNSSSIDTHSFPFLTWRKLTRDILDDSNHELLLSGHPQGDDVLRQEIARYLYQSRGVVCEADQIVIGSGTEQLLPLLIRLLHKELVYGYENPGYALTHSIFSHHDRQAIPIELDSDGLNVSQLEASIVDVAYVTPSHQFPSGSVLSATKRAQLLNWAAARPERYIIEDDYDSEFRYSSRPIPALQSMDLSDRVIYISTFSKSLMPSLRLAYMVLPKRLLRAYQQTFRHYSSSVPRHDQHMVAKFMKEGHFARHLNRMRKLYQKKIKQLSASLTLYAPAVVVSGEQAGMHIVLTIQTLLSEQELVERAKQVGIRVTGLQSYDVHKRADTPPKIVLGFGGLSEEDIHSGITELMACWDIY; encoded by the coding sequence ATGGACATGCTTATGTTTCAACTTCAAAAAAAGTCAGTCATTCCACTATACAAACAACTTTATCAGGAAATAAAAAGAGCCATAATTGAAGGCAAAATACTTGTTGATACAAAATTGCCAAGTAAGCGAAAATTAGCAGATTATCTGCAAATTAGCCAAACAACTGTCGAGTTAGCTTACGCGCAACTAGTGGCTGAAGGGTTTATTGAATCACGACCACGTAAAGGATTTTATGCTCAACCCGTTGAAGAACTCGCGTATTTGGACATTCCGCATGACGAGCCTCTAGTGGAAGAACCGATATCGTACAAAATTGATTTTAACTCTAGCAGCATTGATACGCATTCTTTTCCATTTCTAACATGGCGCAAACTAACACGGGATATTTTAGATGATTCCAACCATGAGTTATTATTGTCCGGTCATCCTCAAGGCGATGACGTGTTACGCCAAGAGATTGCTCGTTATTTGTATCAATCGCGCGGTGTAGTTTGCGAGGCTGATCAAATTGTGATTGGATCTGGTACAGAGCAATTATTGCCTTTATTAATCCGGTTGCTTCATAAGGAGCTTGTTTACGGCTATGAAAATCCTGGCTATGCGTTAACTCATAGTATCTTCAGTCATCATGATCGCCAAGCCATTCCCATCGAGTTAGATTCAGATGGATTAAATGTTAGTCAGTTAGAAGCATCTATCGTAGATGTGGCGTATGTAACACCTTCTCATCAATTTCCGTCTGGTTCTGTGTTGAGCGCCACAAAACGAGCACAATTACTTAACTGGGCTGCAGCAAGACCTGAGCGTTACATCATTGAAGATGATTACGACAGTGAATTTCGTTATTCGAGCCGTCCGATTCCGGCTTTACAAAGTATGGATTTAAGCGATCGTGTTATTTATATTAGTACTTTTTCTAAATCACTTATGCCTTCTTTACGTCTTGCTTATATGGTATTACCTAAACGACTCTTACGCGCATATCAGCAAACGTTTCGTCATTACTCTTCATCCGTACCCAGACACGATCAACACATGGTCGCTAAATTTATGAAAGAGGGTCATTTTGCACGTCACTTAAATCGTATGCGTAAGCTTTATCAAAAGAAAATTAAACAACTCAGTGCTTCTCTCACATTATATGCCCCGGCAGTTGTAGTTTCTGGCGAACAAGCAGGGATGCACATTGTCTTAACCATTCAAACTCTATTGAGTGAACAAGAGCTTGTAGAACGAGCTAAACAAGTTGGGATTCGTGTAACTGGACTGCAATCTTATGATGTTCATAAAAGAGCTGATACACCACCAAAAATCGTTCTTGGATTCGGGGGCTTGTCAGAAGAAGACATTCATTCAGGAATTACCGAGTTGATGGCTTGTTGGGACATTTATTAA
- the serS gene encoding serine--tRNA ligase, protein MLDIRFVRANFEEVKIKLGKRGEDISVLDDFEGLDLKRRELITQTEKLKAERNEASQHIATMKRAKENADRAIAKMREVGDQIKVMDDELKKVEEDLNYIMMRLPNIPHDSVPYGDSEDDNEEIRTWGDKPVFEFEVKPHWDLGTDLNIIDFERAAKVTGSRFVFYRGLGARLERALINFMMDLHQEEHGYEEMLPPYLVNRESLTGTGQLPKFEEDAFLIEKEDYFLIPTSEVPVTNFYRDEILTAEMLPQAFASYSANFRSEAGSAGRDTRGLIRQHQFNKVELVRFVKPENSYDELEKLTGHAEKVLQLLRLPYRVLKMCTADLGFTAAKKYDIEVWIPSQQTYREISSCSNFEDFQARRANIKFRRETTGKPEFVHTLNGSGLAIGRTVAALLENYQQTDGSIHIPEVLQPYMGGKKVIK, encoded by the coding sequence ATGTTGGATATTCGTTTTGTACGTGCCAATTTTGAAGAAGTAAAAATAAAGCTCGGAAAGCGTGGAGAAGATATTTCCGTGCTTGATGATTTTGAAGGATTGGATTTAAAGCGCCGCGAACTAATTACGCAAACTGAAAAGTTAAAAGCAGAACGCAACGAAGCATCTCAACATATCGCAACGATGAAACGTGCGAAAGAAAATGCAGACAGAGCCATTGCCAAAATGCGTGAAGTTGGTGATCAAATCAAAGTGATGGATGATGAGTTAAAAAAGGTAGAAGAAGACTTGAACTACATCATGATGCGTTTGCCAAACATTCCGCATGATAGCGTTCCTTACGGTGATTCTGAAGATGACAACGAAGAAATTCGCACATGGGGTGACAAGCCAGTGTTTGAGTTCGAAGTAAAGCCACATTGGGATTTAGGAACTGATTTGAACATCATTGATTTTGAGCGTGCTGCTAAAGTAACAGGAAGTCGTTTTGTCTTTTACCGAGGACTGGGTGCACGTCTAGAACGCGCCTTGATCAACTTTATGATGGACCTGCACCAAGAAGAGCATGGCTATGAAGAAATGTTGCCACCTTACTTGGTCAACCGTGAAAGCTTAACAGGTACAGGTCAATTGCCGAAATTTGAAGAAGATGCATTTTTAATCGAAAAAGAGGATTATTTTCTCATTCCAACTTCTGAAGTGCCGGTAACTAACTTTTACCGAGATGAGATTTTAACTGCCGAAATGTTGCCGCAGGCCTTTGCTTCTTATAGCGCGAATTTCCGCTCTGAAGCTGGTTCTGCAGGTCGTGACACACGGGGATTAATTAGACAGCATCAATTCAATAAAGTCGAACTCGTGCGCTTTGTAAAGCCCGAGAATTCTTATGATGAATTAGAAAAATTAACAGGACATGCGGAAAAAGTGCTTCAACTTTTAAGACTGCCATATCGCGTATTGAAAATGTGTACAGCAGATCTTGGCTTTACGGCAGCTAAGAAATACGATATTGAAGTATGGATTCCAAGCCAACAGACATACCGAGAAATTTCTTCTTGCAGTAATTTTGAAGATTTCCAAGCAAGACGTGCAAATATTAAATTCCGTCGGGAAACAACAGGTAAGCCTGAATTTGTTCACACATTGAATGGTAGCGGATTAGCGATTGGTCGTACTGTTGCAGCTTTACTAGAAAACTATCAGCAAACAGACGGATCTATTCACATTCCGGAAGTGTTGCAGCCTTATATGGGTGGTAAAAAAGTAATTAAATAA
- a CDS encoding alpha/beta fold hydrolase: MENVSFQFVETNGIRLHLAAAGPEDGPLVILLHGFPEFWFGWKNQLQFLSEKGYRVVAPDQRGYNLSDKPIGIDNYMMDSLRDDVIGIIEHFQKKSAIIIGHDWGGAVAWHLAATRPEYVEKLIVLNIPHPQAMLKVLKKNPLQWMKSAYIAFFQLPHLPEKALSMGGFKAMQKGLEQSSKPNTFSENEIKQYKVAWSQSDALTAMLNWYRAIRRGSSKQVPSTKISVPVRMIWGLSDQFLSPMLAKESMAFCEEVNLVFVEEATHWIQHEQPDIVHHLIDQFINEQKRKTL; encoded by the coding sequence ATGGAAAATGTGAGCTTTCAGTTTGTCGAAACGAATGGCATCAGGCTTCATCTAGCTGCAGCTGGTCCAGAAGATGGACCTTTAGTAATTTTATTGCATGGCTTTCCAGAGTTTTGGTTTGGTTGGAAAAATCAACTGCAATTTTTATCAGAAAAGGGGTACCGAGTAGTTGCTCCTGACCAGCGTGGGTATAATTTGAGTGATAAGCCAATAGGAATCGATAACTACATGATGGATTCTTTGCGCGATGACGTCATTGGCATCATTGAGCATTTTCAAAAAAAGTCAGCTATCATCATTGGACATGATTGGGGTGGTGCAGTAGCTTGGCATTTAGCGGCCACGCGTCCCGAATATGTAGAAAAATTGATTGTTTTGAACATCCCACATCCACAAGCTATGCTAAAGGTACTCAAAAAAAATCCATTACAATGGATGAAGAGTGCTTATATTGCTTTTTTCCAGTTACCTCATCTACCTGAAAAAGCTCTAAGCATGGGTGGATTTAAAGCTATGCAAAAAGGGCTTGAGCAGTCTAGCAAGCCGAATACTTTTTCGGAAAACGAAATCAAACAATACAAAGTGGCATGGTCACAATCAGACGCATTAACAGCAATGCTGAATTGGTACCGCGCAATTCGAAGAGGTAGCTCTAAGCAAGTACCTAGTACGAAGATTAGCGTGCCTGTCCGAATGATTTGGGGACTGAGCGATCAATTTCTGTCACCTATGCTAGCAAAAGAAAGCATGGCTTTTTGTGAAGAAGTGAATTTAGTATTTGTTGAAGAAGCGACACATTGGATTCAACATGAGCAACCTGATATTGTCCATCACTTGATCGATCAATTTATTAACGAACAAAAACGGAAAACCCTATAA
- the tadA gene encoding tRNA adenosine(34) deaminase TadA, whose translation MNGMEKDHYYMNMAIDEAHKAGAKGEVPIGAVIVHKDKVIARAHNLRETTQNAVTHAELLAIQQACLYLGNWRLEDTKMYVTLEPCPMCAGAILQSRIPHVVYGARDAKAGSVDSLYRLLNDERFNHQCQVTENVLAEECGQLLKQFFKHLREVKKQKRKAQL comes from the coding sequence ATGAACGGAATGGAAAAAGATCATTATTATATGAATATGGCGATTGACGAAGCCCATAAAGCAGGAGCAAAAGGAGAAGTACCCATCGGTGCTGTTATCGTTCACAAAGATAAAGTGATTGCGCGAGCACATAATTTACGTGAAACAACGCAAAATGCCGTTACACATGCTGAACTACTAGCCATCCAACAAGCTTGTCTTTATCTTGGCAATTGGCGATTAGAAGACACGAAAATGTATGTTACGTTAGAGCCGTGTCCAATGTGCGCAGGCGCTATTTTGCAATCACGTATTCCTCATGTGGTTTATGGTGCACGTGATGCCAAGGCAGGCAGTGTGGATTCACTTTATCGCTTGTTAAACGATGAACGATTTAATCACCAATGCCAAGTAACGGAAAATGTGCTAGCTGAAGAATGTGGACAGTTGCTCAAGCAGTTTTTTAAACATCTTCGAGAAGTGAAAAAACAAAAGCGGAAAGCCCAGTTATAG
- a CDS encoding YitT family protein, with protein MKQHKKEKPLHFTLRFVFIFIGATLAAAAIELFLVPNSIIDGGIIGVSLILNYLTVIPFGVLMVVINLPFLYFGYKHIGRNFFVSSIFAIVTLAVMAIPMHKFEPFVRDPLLATIFGGLLLGMGVGLVIRNGGALDGTEILGILLTKKLPFSIGEFVMFFNVFIFGWAAFVLGMEQAMYSVLTYYIASKTIDVVIQGLEDTKAVLIISEDYEEIGSAINDRLGRSFTKLHGQGGYLNTSKDVIYVVVTRLELTKLKQIVTDVDPKAFLTIMDTQEVHGATFKKPIH; from the coding sequence ATGAAACAACATAAAAAAGAAAAACCTCTTCATTTTACTCTGCGATTTGTCTTTATTTTTATAGGAGCTACGTTGGCCGCAGCGGCCATTGAATTGTTTTTAGTTCCAAACTCGATTATTGATGGTGGCATTATTGGAGTCTCTTTAATACTGAACTATTTAACAGTTATTCCTTTTGGTGTCTTGATGGTTGTCATCAATTTACCGTTTCTTTATTTTGGGTACAAGCATATCGGCCGCAATTTTTTTGTTTCTTCTATTTTTGCGATTGTCACATTAGCGGTCATGGCCATTCCAATGCACAAATTTGAACCGTTTGTGAGAGATCCACTTCTTGCTACAATATTCGGTGGATTGCTTCTCGGTATGGGTGTTGGACTTGTTATTCGTAATGGGGGAGCACTTGATGGAACCGAGATTCTTGGGATTTTATTAACAAAAAAATTACCGTTCTCCATTGGTGAGTTTGTCATGTTCTTTAATGTGTTCATCTTTGGATGGGCTGCGTTCGTTCTTGGGATGGAGCAGGCGATGTATTCGGTTTTGACGTATTATATTGCTTCTAAGACGATCGATGTAGTGATACAAGGTCTTGAAGATACGAAAGCTGTATTAATCATTTCAGAAGACTACGAAGAAATTGGCTCGGCTATTAATGACCGTCTGGGTCGAAGCTTTACTAAGTTACATGGTCAAGGAGGTTATTTGAATACATCAAAAGATGTTATTTATGTAGTAGTCACCCGCCTGGAACTAACAAAGCTTAAACAAATTGTTACAGATGTTGATCCAAAAGCCTTCCTAACAATAATGGATACCCAGGAAGTTCATGGCGCGACTTTTAAAAAACCAATTCATTGA
- a CDS encoding deoxynucleoside kinase, whose translation MPVPFITVEGPIGVGKTSLTKALADQNQFQLLKEIVDENPFLNKFYEDIEEWSFQTEMFFLCNRYKQLSDIQKKFISKKEPVVADYHIFKNLIFAKRTLPEAEYTKYEAIYNILTVDMPKPNMVIYLHASLDTLMKRIKLRGREFEQLITPEYMEQLSADYHEFIERFERQHPEIPVLRFNGDEIDFVQNDGDLQLILDKVEGTLQKRSLTL comes from the coding sequence ATGCCGGTGCCATTTATCACGGTAGAAGGTCCGATTGGCGTAGGTAAGACTTCGCTCACCAAAGCGCTCGCTGATCAAAATCAATTTCAGTTGTTAAAAGAAATTGTTGACGAAAACCCATTTTTAAATAAGTTCTACGAAGATATAGAAGAGTGGAGCTTCCAGACAGAGATGTTCTTTTTATGCAATCGCTATAAACAATTATCGGATATCCAGAAGAAGTTTATCTCGAAAAAAGAACCGGTTGTAGCAGATTATCATATTTTCAAAAACCTCATTTTTGCGAAGCGAACATTGCCAGAAGCTGAGTATACCAAATACGAAGCTATCTATAACATTCTGACGGTAGATATGCCAAAACCAAACATGGTAATTTACCTACATGCCAGTTTAGACACATTGATGAAACGAATTAAATTGCGTGGGCGAGAGTTTGAGCAACTGATTACGCCAGAATACATGGAACAACTCTCAGCCGATTATCATGAGTTTATCGAACGTTTTGAACGCCAACATCCAGAAATTCCGGTATTACGTTTTAATGGAGATGAAATCGATTTTGTTCAAAATGATGGCGATTTGCAATTGATTTTAGACAAAGTAGAAGGCACTTTACAGAAAAGGAGCTTGACTTTATGA
- a CDS encoding deoxynucleoside kinase produces MNLREKYGIPPNAVITIAGTVGVGKSTMTKALADALQFRTSFENVDTNPYLDLFYEDFEKWSFHLQIYFLAERFKEQKRMFEYGGGFIQDRSIYEDTGIFAKMHWDKGTMNNVDYETYTNLFEAMVMTPYFPHPDLLIYLEGSIEDILSRIQERGRAMEQQTPVDYWLEMHQRYESWINSFNGCPVLRLNINDYDLMTNPECSEQIVERIGGFMQQTSILRK; encoded by the coding sequence ATGAATTTACGCGAAAAATACGGCATTCCACCGAATGCGGTAATTACAATAGCCGGTACGGTTGGTGTGGGGAAATCAACGATGACAAAAGCATTAGCAGATGCTTTGCAATTCCGGACGTCGTTTGAAAATGTCGATACCAATCCCTATCTAGATTTATTTTATGAGGATTTTGAGAAATGGAGCTTTCATTTGCAAATCTATTTTCTTGCGGAACGCTTTAAAGAACAAAAGCGAATGTTTGAATACGGTGGCGGTTTTATTCAAGATCGTTCGATTTATGAAGATACCGGTATTTTCGCGAAAATGCATTGGGATAAAGGCACAATGAACAACGTAGATTACGAAACATACACGAATTTGTTTGAAGCCATGGTCATGACGCCTTATTTCCCACATCCAGATTTATTGATTTACTTGGAAGGATCGATTGAGGATATCCTTTCGCGCATTCAAGAACGTGGACGGGCAATGGAGCAACAAACACCAGTAGATTACTGGTTGGAGATGCATCAGCGTTATGAAAGTTGGATCAATTCTTTTAATGGATGTCCCGTATTACGTTTAAACATTAATGATTATGACCTTATGACAAATCCAGAGTGCTCTGAACAAATTGTCGAACGTATCGGTGGTTTTATGCAACAAACTTCTATTCTCCGTAAATAA
- the dnaX gene encoding DNA polymerase III subunit gamma/tau, which yields MAYQAFYRVYRPQSFSEMTGQTHVKQTLQNALLYNKTTHAYLFSGPRGTGKTSAAKIFAKALNCEQAPTAEPCNKCASCLSINEGSNTDVIEFDAASNSRVEEMREIIEKVRFSPANSRFKIYIIDEVHMLSNSAFNALLKTLEEPPEHVVFILATTEPHKLPLTIISRCQRFDFKSHTQVDIVSRMVEVLTDAEIPYNEQVLKIIAQAAAGGMRDALSLLDQVVSFSGDEMTVEDALLVTGSVSQDVFYGIAEALLAKDVGQSLTLLEQLVRDGKDPVRLVEDFITFYRDLLLIQTAPDLHDMLELVTHEPRFEELANRFEPTTLYNWIDILSKTQQEMRFSNHTKIYMETALLKMAQADVPVQSTASAVSPELEAKVIQLENLVHELQQQVKNGAGGSVQVTPAEQKKRQRVQSNFKIPTGRIQDVLKHATKVDIQAIKTNWATVMDQLQRSHSALLNDAEPVAASADAFVLKFKYDIHCQMASENQTFAATFSQLLEQYAGKAYTPVFVPDASWLKIREEFIKKSGLKSGTEEKQSEAEEENPFSGEGAVAEEDPFVSEAERLFGKDFVEVHDD from the coding sequence TTGGCGTATCAAGCTTTTTACCGTGTTTACAGACCACAGTCGTTTTCAGAAATGACAGGTCAAACGCATGTCAAACAAACCCTTCAAAATGCTCTCCTTTACAATAAGACGACACACGCTTATTTGTTCTCAGGACCAAGAGGGACAGGGAAAACCAGTGCCGCTAAAATATTTGCAAAAGCGCTAAACTGTGAGCAAGCACCAACCGCAGAACCGTGTAATAAATGTGCATCTTGTCTCAGCATTAATGAAGGGTCAAATACCGATGTTATTGAATTTGACGCAGCATCCAATTCGCGTGTTGAGGAAATGCGTGAAATTATTGAAAAAGTCCGTTTTTCGCCAGCGAATTCACGTTTTAAAATTTATATCATCGATGAAGTGCATATGTTATCAAACAGTGCTTTTAACGCGTTGTTGAAAACATTAGAAGAGCCACCGGAACATGTGGTTTTCATTTTAGCAACGACAGAACCTCATAAATTGCCGTTAACGATTATTTCTCGTTGTCAGCGTTTTGATTTTAAGTCACATACACAAGTCGATATTGTTTCACGAATGGTAGAAGTACTAACAGATGCGGAAATTCCATACAACGAACAAGTGCTTAAAATTATCGCGCAAGCTGCTGCAGGTGGAATGCGTGATGCATTGAGTTTGTTAGACCAAGTTGTATCGTTCAGTGGAGACGAGATGACTGTTGAAGATGCGCTGCTCGTAACAGGTTCTGTTAGCCAAGATGTATTCTATGGAATAGCAGAAGCCTTGCTTGCAAAAGATGTTGGACAATCATTAACGCTTTTAGAACAACTAGTGCGTGATGGCAAAGATCCTGTGCGTTTGGTTGAAGACTTTATTACCTTCTACCGGGACTTGCTATTGATTCAAACAGCTCCCGACCTTCACGATATGTTGGAGTTGGTAACGCACGAACCCCGATTCGAAGAGCTAGCTAATCGATTCGAACCAACAACGCTTTATAATTGGATTGATATTTTATCAAAAACTCAGCAAGAAATGCGTTTTTCAAACCACACAAAAATTTATATGGAAACGGCTTTGCTAAAAATGGCGCAAGCAGACGTGCCAGTTCAAAGTACAGCCTCGGCTGTATCACCCGAACTAGAAGCAAAAGTGATTCAGTTGGAAAACTTAGTGCATGAATTGCAACAACAAGTTAAAAATGGAGCAGGCGGTAGCGTACAGGTAACGCCTGCTGAGCAAAAAAAACGTCAGCGCGTACAAAGCAATTTTAAAATACCAACAGGACGCATTCAAGATGTCTTAAAGCATGCAACGAAAGTTGATATTCAAGCAATTAAAACCAATTGGGCAACTGTAATGGATCAATTGCAGCGGTCGCATTCGGCTTTATTGAATGATGCAGAGCCAGTAGCGGCATCAGCAGATGCATTTGTGTTAAAATTCAAGTATGATATTCATTGCCAGATGGCTTCTGAAAATCAGACCTTTGCTGCGACGTTTAGCCAATTGCTGGAGCAATACGCAGGCAAAGCATATACACCGGTTTTTGTACCAGATGCTAGTTGGCTGAAAATCCGTGAAGAATTTATTAAAAAGAGCGGATTGAAGTCGGGTACTGAAGAAAAACAGTCAGAGGCTGAAGAAGAAAATCCGTTTTCGGGTGAAGGAGCAGTAGCGGAAGAAGATCCGTTCGTTTCAGAAGCTGAGCGTCTTTTCGGAAAAGACTTTGTCGAAGTTCATGACGATTAA